In Bythopirellula goksoeyrii, a single window of DNA contains:
- a CDS encoding BlaI/MecI/CopY family transcriptional regulator, whose translation MGRPPKNELTERELEVMHVFWKRSDITASEARANLAKSGVDRAYVTVANLVRILVDKGFLKPTNEERPFRYRPMRTFEEVSQSLVGDLVQRVFQGSRKQLLVNLLGSEKKLTKQERTLLKEVLREQEK comes from the coding sequence ATGGGTCGTCCGCCAAAGAATGAACTTACTGAACGAGAGTTGGAGGTGATGCATGTCTTCTGGAAGCGAAGTGATATCACTGCGAGCGAGGCACGTGCAAACCTTGCCAAAAGCGGGGTGGATCGAGCCTATGTTACGGTCGCCAACCTGGTCAGAATATTGGTGGACAAAGGATTTCTGAAACCCACCAATGAGGAACGCCCGTTTCGTTATCGTCCTATGCGCACCTTTGAAGAGGTGTCTCAAAGCTTGGTGGGAGATCTGGTTCAACGCGTGTTTCAAGGGTCTCGTAAACAGTTGCTGGTCAACCTGCTCGGGAGTGAAAAGAAACTCACCAAACAGGAAAGAACGCTTCTCAAAGAAGTTTTACGGGAGCAAGAGAAATGA
- a CDS encoding Gfo/Idh/MocA family protein, with amino-acid sequence MSRKSTRRDFIGQAATFGASLGVWSSGSSLLRADTSALQGLSAACIGVGGKGSSDTSHIAEQGVAIVGLCDVDQGTLNKKGREFPDAAKFSDFREMLDRLGDKADIVTVSTPDHTHAAAAVRAMRMKKHVYCQKPLTWSIAEARKMREVAEETGVVTQMGNQGTSEDGLREAVEVVRSGAIGDVSEVHIWSNRPIWPQGQGRPEGEDPIPEDLNWEAWIGPSPMRPFKKGIYHAFNWRGWTDFGTGALGDMACHTTNMPVMALNLFDAMAVTPLKNPGLTEGETYPASSALLFEFSERDGLAPCKFYWYDGGELPGDEVVRQLPASFQKRVQQQREGGNKTSGSVLIGSKGTLFSPDDYGAKYYLLPKEDFVDYHPPEPTLPRIPYNSGGDQRQKWEFVNAIKGDYAPGTMSNFGYGGRLTETILIGNLALRMPEGTRIEWDAAQLKSPNVSEVNQFVQRDCRPGWEI; translated from the coding sequence ATGTCTAGAAAATCGACTCGCAGGGATTTTATCGGGCAAGCTGCAACCTTTGGCGCAAGCCTGGGTGTTTGGTCCAGTGGTAGTTCATTATTGCGTGCTGACACTTCTGCCCTCCAAGGATTAAGTGCGGCCTGCATCGGTGTGGGGGGAAAGGGAAGTAGCGATACCAGTCATATCGCGGAGCAAGGAGTTGCAATAGTTGGCCTCTGTGATGTCGACCAAGGGACGCTAAATAAGAAGGGTCGAGAGTTTCCCGATGCAGCAAAGTTCTCAGATTTCAGAGAGATGCTGGATCGGCTGGGAGACAAAGCTGACATTGTTACTGTCAGTACTCCGGATCATACTCACGCCGCTGCGGCAGTACGCGCGATGCGAATGAAGAAACACGTCTACTGCCAGAAGCCTCTGACATGGTCAATCGCCGAAGCGCGAAAGATGCGTGAGGTTGCCGAAGAGACGGGTGTTGTTACTCAAATGGGTAATCAAGGAACCAGTGAAGATGGGCTCCGCGAGGCAGTTGAAGTTGTTCGCAGTGGAGCCATCGGTGATGTATCTGAAGTTCACATCTGGTCGAATCGACCGATTTGGCCACAAGGTCAGGGTCGCCCGGAAGGGGAGGATCCCATTCCGGAAGATTTGAACTGGGAAGCCTGGATCGGACCATCTCCAATGCGTCCGTTCAAGAAGGGGATTTACCATGCTTTTAATTGGCGAGGGTGGACCGATTTCGGGACTGGTGCTCTGGGTGATATGGCATGCCACACGACCAACATGCCAGTGATGGCGCTGAACCTGTTCGACGCGATGGCTGTAACTCCCCTCAAGAACCCAGGCCTGACCGAAGGTGAAACTTACCCGGCCAGTTCAGCATTACTGTTTGAATTTTCTGAGCGCGATGGTTTAGCCCCATGTAAATTCTACTGGTACGATGGAGGAGAACTGCCAGGCGACGAAGTAGTAAGACAATTGCCTGCTTCGTTTCAAAAGCGTGTCCAACAGCAAAGAGAGGGTGGCAACAAGACAAGCGGCTCTGTACTGATTGGTAGCAAGGGGACCCTCTTTTCCCCAGATGATTACGGAGCAAAGTACTATCTGCTCCCAAAGGAAGACTTCGTTGACTATCATCCGCCAGAGCCAACCTTGCCCAGAATTCCCTACAATTCAGGGGGCGACCAACGCCAGAAGTGGGAGTTCGTCAATGCGATCAAGGGAGATTATGCTCCCGGAACGATGTCCAACTTTGGCTACGGAGGCCGCCTGACTGAAACTATCTTGATTGGGAATCTGGCGCTGCGTATGCCCGAAGGTACCCGAATTGAATGGGATGCTGCGCAACTCAAAAGCCCCAATGTTTCAGAAGTCAATCAGTTTGTACAGCGCGACTGCCGACCGGGTTGGGAGATCTGA
- a CDS encoding leucine-rich repeat domain-containing protein, with amino-acid sequence MKAGFKLKRAANGEVSEVDLTDAQIDSQIVDALAELENLGILRLRRTNISDEDLGKLEGLTRLRMIDLRNTNITDEGLSSLAKLKSLVDIQLEKSKITDSGVAKLADLKLKSINFNYCTTISNESLRVIGAIPTIEQIQLDYTKIDDKGMAALANAKRLKRLRIRGTDVTGEGLAHLSNLTEIARLNLRDSSVDDAGLEVISAMPKINYLDISECRLATPEGIAKIGKLPGLEYLSLWETKTNDATMESLGNLRNLQTLILKATNISDQSLPALLKMTNLVDLDVAGTQLSDDSFLALGKLPRLKKMNVANTRIGFDVIDELSDSREDLQVIEFEN; translated from the coding sequence TTGAAGGCCGGATTCAAACTCAAGCGAGCCGCCAATGGCGAGGTCTCTGAAGTGGACCTCACCGATGCTCAAATCGACTCGCAAATCGTCGATGCACTAGCCGAGCTTGAGAATCTTGGGATACTCCGACTACGCCGCACGAATATCAGTGATGAAGACCTTGGTAAGTTGGAAGGACTCACAAGGCTGAGAATGATCGACTTGCGCAACACCAATATTACGGATGAAGGTTTGAGTAGCCTGGCAAAACTCAAATCCTTGGTCGACATTCAACTTGAGAAATCAAAGATAACGGACTCTGGAGTAGCCAAACTGGCTGACTTGAAATTGAAATCTATCAATTTTAATTACTGTACGACCATCAGTAATGAATCTCTCAGAGTAATTGGTGCCATTCCCACGATCGAGCAGATTCAGTTGGACTATACAAAGATCGACGATAAAGGAATGGCCGCATTGGCCAATGCAAAACGACTTAAGCGACTCCGCATCCGGGGCACCGACGTCACCGGTGAGGGGCTTGCTCACCTCTCCAACCTGACTGAAATTGCGAGGTTGAACCTGCGCGACTCTTCGGTGGACGACGCTGGACTGGAGGTGATTTCTGCCATGCCAAAGATCAATTACTTAGACATCAGTGAATGTCGCTTAGCGACTCCAGAGGGGATCGCAAAAATTGGCAAACTTCCGGGACTAGAATATCTTTCACTTTGGGAAACCAAGACAAACGACGCAACGATGGAATCATTGGGTAACTTACGCAATCTCCAAACACTCATTCTCAAGGCAACCAATATCAGCGACCAGTCGTTGCCCGCACTGCTGAAAATGACGAATCTAGTCGATCTTGACGTCGCCGGCACTCAACTTAGCGACGACAGCTTTCTTGCACTCGGGAAACTCCCGAGATTAAAAAAGATGAACGTCGCGAATACGCGGATCGGGTTCGATGTGATCGACGAACTATCTGATTCCCGAGAAGATCTACAGGTCATCGAGTTCGAGAACTGA